One Banduia mediterranea DNA window includes the following coding sequences:
- the gloA gene encoding lactoylglutathione lyase, whose amino-acid sequence MRILHTMLRVGDLDRSIAFYQDVLGMQLRSRKDFPGGEFTLAFLGFESDPNGAEIELTYNWGQRDYQLGDAYGHIAVSVDDAATACDRVRARGGKVTREAGPMKHGSTVIAFVEDPDGYKIEFIQGA is encoded by the coding sequence ATGCGAATTCTTCATACCATGCTGCGCGTGGGCGATCTCGATCGCTCGATCGCGTTCTACCAGGATGTACTCGGCATGCAGTTGCGCAGCCGCAAGGATTTTCCGGGTGGTGAATTCACCCTGGCGTTCCTGGGCTTCGAGTCGGACCCGAACGGTGCCGAAATCGAACTGACGTATAACTGGGGTCAGCGCGATTATCAGCTTGGCGACGCCTACGGCCACATCGCCGTCTCGGTGGATGATGCAGCCACAGCCTGCGACCGGGTTCGGGCGCGCGGCGGCAAGGTCACGCGTGAAGCGGGGCCGATGAAACACGGCAGCACCGTGATCGCCTTCGTCGAGGATCCGGACGGCTACAAGATCGAGTTCATCCAGGGCGCGTAG